The following are encoded in a window of Halorarum salinum genomic DNA:
- a CDS encoding mechanosensitive ion channel family protein — protein MLATTLQGQVVQVSVPEFLQETVAGIVAFLPRLVGALAILLIGWVLGVAVGKAVRTLADRVEIDRMVLETPLGRMMGGSEDAVSNAFGTIGKWFVYAVSILAAANVLAIPLLSQWIGTAVSYLPAFIAGLLVITIGFVVADFIGDAITRTRAATQTAYTSWFASGTRMFLYFTAIVIGLDTMGIDVGILYTFANAAAWGLAAAIALGAGLAFGWGGHNYVQENIDDWAGRASSASPGPRGPAHADGGEGETTDD, from the coding sequence ATGCTCGCTACAACGTTACAGGGTCAGGTCGTTCAGGTGTCCGTGCCGGAGTTCCTCCAGGAGACGGTCGCGGGGATCGTCGCGTTCCTGCCGCGGCTGGTCGGGGCGCTCGCGATCCTCCTGATCGGCTGGGTCCTCGGCGTCGCCGTCGGCAAGGCGGTCCGGACGCTGGCCGATCGCGTCGAGATCGACCGCATGGTGCTCGAAACGCCGCTCGGACGGATGATGGGCGGGAGCGAGGACGCCGTCTCGAACGCGTTCGGGACGATCGGGAAGTGGTTCGTCTACGCCGTCTCGATCCTGGCGGCCGCGAACGTGCTGGCGATCCCGCTGCTCTCACAGTGGATCGGGACGGCCGTCTCGTACCTCCCGGCGTTCATCGCCGGCCTGCTGGTGATCACCATCGGGTTCGTCGTCGCGGACTTCATCGGCGACGCCATCACGCGGACCCGTGCGGCGACCCAGACGGCGTACACGTCGTGGTTCGCGTCGGGAACCCGGATGTTCCTGTACTTCACTGCCATCGTCATCGGTCTGGACACGATGGGGATCGACGTCGGCATCCTCTACACGTTCGCCAACGCGGCCGCGTGGGGGCTCGCGGCCGCCATCGCGCTCGGGGCCGGCCTCGCGTTCGGCTGGGGCGGACACAACTACGTCCAGGAGAACATCGACGACTGGGCGGGGCGGGCGTCCTCGGCGTCGCCCGGGCCCCGGGGCCCGGCCCACGCCGACGGCGGCGAGGGAGAAACCACCGACGACTGA
- a CDS encoding DUF7563 family protein yields MNTPLALEGSNSTCRHCSSHVSEGFRRVFAAARGVRTAARTGSGASGSSPSSPSALTIRNSDASCSEWDSRVSVGPVASVPSGSRCTRHGVPTGTVPRRGRNGTVTTVRPPSDANFQRYIRCNSWLVGSDDGRRDPLDGRSQRTGPR; encoded by the coding sequence ATGAACACCCCTCTCGCGTTAGAGGGGTCGAATAGTACCTGCCGGCACTGTAGCTCCCACGTCTCCGAGGGCTTCAGGCGCGTCTTCGCAGCCGCCAGGGGCGTGCGCACCGCCGCCCGAACTGGGTCAGGAGCGAGCGGTTCGTCCCCGTCATCGCCGTCCGCACTGACGATCCGGAACTCCGACGCCTCGTGCTCCGAGTGGGACTCTCGAGTATCGGTCGGACCGGTCGCGTCCGTTCCGAGCGGGTCGCGGTGTACCCGCCACGGGGTCCCGACCGGAACCGTCCCTCGGAGGGGACGGAACGGGACGGTAACGACCGTTCGACCCCCGTCGGACGCCAATTTTCAGCGTTACATACGGTGTAACAGCTGGTTAGTAGGTTCTGATGATGGGCGACGGGACCCCCTCGACGGGCGGTCACAGCGGACCGGACCCCGATGA
- a CDS encoding succinylglutamate desuccinylase/aspartoacylase family protein has protein sequence MTDTIEVGTASAAPGEVADGWLPVAGLPTGGEERLPVTVVNGAEAGPTLWVTGGVHGDEATGVAVAQDVARTARDLAGDLAGAVVVVPVASPAGLRRNERTTYYGDDDPNRYFPDVERESARPPETQERVDTRLFEALADSADLLVDLHTAGVGSVPFAIRDRVLYGEGRTEPGAEDLAADLDRLVEAFGLPVLTEYPAEEYLEESLQRSTAGAALNTAGIPAFTAELGGHGVVEEDARAAGVAGTLAVAAEFGLLDSVPADVGEPGAGVPGAPVEFPVRRFVGPHAESAGLVRHRVEAGDAVESGEVVADVVSPHGEVLERVESEHDGYVVGRREGLAVYEGQAVASMAVRDDGDLVVPREDDGE, from the coding sequence ATGACCGATACCATCGAGGTCGGCACCGCGAGCGCGGCGCCCGGCGAGGTCGCGGACGGGTGGCTCCCCGTGGCGGGCCTCCCGACCGGCGGCGAGGAACGGCTCCCGGTCACGGTCGTGAACGGCGCCGAGGCGGGGCCGACGCTGTGGGTCACGGGCGGCGTCCACGGCGACGAGGCCACCGGCGTCGCGGTCGCACAGGACGTCGCGCGGACCGCCCGGGACCTCGCGGGCGACCTGGCCGGCGCCGTGGTCGTCGTCCCGGTCGCCAGTCCGGCGGGCCTGCGGCGCAACGAGCGCACCACCTACTACGGCGACGACGACCCGAACCGCTACTTCCCGGACGTCGAGCGGGAGTCGGCACGCCCGCCCGAGACGCAGGAGCGCGTCGACACGCGCCTGTTCGAGGCGCTCGCCGACTCGGCGGACCTGCTCGTCGACCTCCACACCGCAGGCGTCGGCTCCGTGCCGTTCGCCATCCGCGACCGGGTGCTGTACGGCGAGGGGCGGACCGAACCCGGGGCCGAGGACCTCGCCGCCGACCTCGACAGGCTGGTCGAGGCGTTCGGCCTGCCCGTGCTCACCGAGTACCCCGCCGAGGAGTACCTGGAGGAGTCGCTCCAGCGCTCGACGGCCGGCGCGGCGCTCAACACCGCCGGGATCCCGGCGTTCACCGCCGAACTCGGCGGCCACGGCGTCGTCGAGGAGGACGCCCGGGCGGCCGGCGTCGCGGGGACGCTCGCCGTCGCCGCGGAGTTCGGCCTGCTGGATTCGGTCCCGGCGGACGTCGGGGAACCGGGGGCGGGCGTGCCGGGCGCCCCGGTCGAGTTCCCCGTCCGGCGCTTCGTCGGCCCGCACGCCGAGTCCGCGGGGCTGGTGCGCCACCGCGTCGAGGCCGGTGACGCGGTCGAATCGGGCGAGGTCGTCGCGGACGTGGTGTCGCCCCACGGCGAGGTGCTGGAACGGGTGGAGTCCGAGCACGACGGCTACGTCGTCGGGCGGCGCGAGGGGCTGGCCGTCTACGAGGGCCAGGCGGTGGCGAGCATGGCGGTCCGGGACGACGGCGACCTGGTGGTCCCGCGCGAGGACGACGGGGAGTGA
- a CDS encoding cation:proton antiporter, with protein sequence MAGELLLEIGIALTAVALAGALAYRVGLSVIPAYILVGILVGPNEPSSVAGVSLTLVDHGEFIDAVAELGIVFLLFFLGLEFSVGQLLADRIRIAKIGSVDFAVNFGLGLVLGFAFGFSVVETLFLAGIVYISSSAVITKSLIDNGWVANPESGPILGTLVFEDILIAVYLALLSAVAFGGGSVTEAAASVGAAFGFLGALALVAWYGSGAIERLFSVDSDELFLLRVLGATTLVAGAALTAGLSEAVAAFFVGTAFSSTDHTERIENVVAPARDFFAAVFFFAIGLTTDVTLLANVAWLLVAALVVTTAGKLVSGTLSGRLYGLDATRSLRVGVGMVPRGEFSLIIAALAAGSGTGTLQSVIPAFTVGYVLVMSILGTVLIQNAEVLTGRFGDGWAGG encoded by the coding sequence ATGGCGGGGGAGCTCCTCCTCGAGATCGGCATCGCGCTCACGGCCGTCGCGCTGGCGGGCGCGCTCGCCTACCGCGTCGGCCTCTCGGTCATCCCCGCGTACATCCTCGTCGGGATCCTCGTCGGCCCGAACGAGCCCTCCTCGGTCGCGGGCGTTTCGCTGACGCTCGTCGATCACGGCGAGTTCATCGACGCCGTTGCGGAGCTCGGCATCGTCTTCCTCCTCTTCTTCCTCGGACTGGAGTTCAGCGTCGGCCAGTTGCTGGCCGACCGGATCCGCATCGCCAAGATCGGGAGCGTCGACTTCGCGGTGAACTTCGGGCTCGGGCTGGTCCTCGGGTTCGCGTTCGGCTTCTCGGTCGTCGAGACGCTGTTCCTCGCCGGCATCGTCTACATCTCCTCGAGCGCGGTCATCACGAAGTCGCTCATCGACAACGGCTGGGTCGCCAACCCCGAGAGCGGCCCCATCCTCGGGACGCTCGTGTTCGAGGACATCCTCATCGCGGTCTACCTGGCGCTGCTGTCGGCGGTCGCGTTCGGCGGCGGGTCGGTGACCGAGGCGGCCGCCTCGGTCGGGGCCGCGTTCGGCTTCCTCGGCGCGCTCGCGCTCGTCGCCTGGTACGGCTCCGGGGCCATCGAACGACTGTTCAGCGTCGACTCGGACGAACTGTTCCTGCTCCGGGTGCTCGGCGCCACGACGCTCGTCGCGGGTGCGGCGCTGACCGCTGGGCTGAGCGAGGCGGTCGCGGCGTTCTTCGTCGGCACCGCGTTCAGCTCCACCGACCACACCGAACGGATCGAGAACGTGGTCGCCCCGGCACGGGACTTCTTCGCCGCGGTGTTCTTCTTCGCCATCGGGCTGACGACCGACGTCACGCTGCTGGCGAACGTGGCGTGGTTGCTGGTCGCGGCGCTCGTGGTGACGACGGCCGGAAAGCTGGTGAGCGGGACCCTCTCGGGCCGCTTGTACGGGCTGGACGCGACGCGGTCGCTCCGGGTCGGGGTCGGGATGGTCCCCCGGGGCGAGTTCTCGCTGATCATCGCCGCGCTGGCCGCCGGCTCCGGGACCGGGACGCTCCAGTCGGTGATCCCGGCGTTCACGGTCGGCTACGTGCTCGTGATGAGCATCCTCGGGACGGTGTTGATCCAGAACGCGGAGGTGCTCACCGGTCGGTTCGGGGACGGGTGGGCCGGCGGGTGA